A genomic window from Anoplolepis gracilipes chromosome 6, ASM4749672v1, whole genome shotgun sequence includes:
- the L(2)41ab gene encoding coiled-coil domain-containing protein 40 isoform X2: MNISVDRNALTVPLDNEFNADGMGQSGTKLKKKLWIDTKSLNVPNVLDPDDSLMKKFQNALREHLVHVDNKLSREILELEVKIKSIEKEHEAESLQLYYAQEETTHQQMTIDKYQSVITNVISLREEKDTHVRDAREVYKVTHAKLLNEKTKEENLLHELEQLTVLQAQFLEWQKELENNLTISKQVSKKDKVIQRNLIAQKQQKDFIIFRLMEEIWKIKTEIANLDIQLQLKNKEKIEINQMIVDVNADLEALHKQHKNLCNAWNSVVLNITKRNKVYEQLNTEREKICESFNTLHTEIEKLKKETRKEAENNENLTSLHVRIEDNIQITSKLMEMENDKLNNLQSELVKMAKFSEHEQHDFDLINNEWQYLLYEEEETDKEFTKFLNKQSELENTIYSKLEEKVAHDKATRYLNKLLVDSKERLQEQELLLVETENLYGKKLLEFEQLNAYILHEKVELEELSQSNDAKGKEIDEIQKEIKKHDTIIERKRIKIITLNKSIEELLSHTGGEEINPLDMKIITLEKNIEETQQDNKKSQQFWIRQEGHMITLSQQRDLQLQELNLLNKEIMIMDQKNLKLEHTLEMLNKEESNMQRVLNLLQQKLVHMNAQLVIQKGLKEELEDKNSITKNEGVQSLEDAELNLIKMQSDLKQLYEEKTLLKDNLDAVQQESLSWEKKVQLMQETMKKLRDEHNTGGDVAMMKSEIHKMEMRLSHLHRAQEKLIHDMEFCVARRDIILDKVMSKFKKDPKGQHNQKVIFCKRLADQKLKIKQITKNTKKIENRLLEQECQIKNTLDECNELQTALKMIESVIPNVEQEIMQMEAVKYHNCYLVRNLILL; encoded by the exons gaggttaaaataaaatctatagaaAAAGAACATGAAGCAGAAAGCTTACAATTGTATTATGCCCAAGAAGAGACCACACATCAGCAAATGACAATTGACAAATATCAAAGCGTGATAACAAATGTAATTTCATtacgagaagaaaaagatacaCATGTAAGGGATGCGAGAGAAGTTTATAAAGTCACCCATGCTAAATTGCTGAATGAAAAAACGAAAGAGGAGAATCTTCTGCATGAGTTAGAGCAACTTACAGTTTTACAAGCACAATTTTTGGAATGGCAAAAAGAGctcgaaaataatttgactATTTCCAAACAAGTGTCTAAGAAAGATAAAGTGATTCAACGAAATCTAATTGCCCAGAAGCAGcagaaagattttataatatttagactCATGGAAGAGATATGGAAAATAAAGACCGAGATAGCCAATTTGGATATACAATTAcagttgaaaaataaagaaaaaattgagataaacCAAATGATTGTCGACGTTAATGCAGACCTAGAAGCATTGCATAagcaacataaaaatttatgcaatgCTTGGAATTCGGTTGTACTAAATATTACTAAGCGGAATAAAGTTTACGAACAATTAAACACAGAACGCGA GAAAATATGCGAATCCTTCAATACATTACAtacagaaatagaaaaattaaagaaagaaactcGTAAAGAAGCAGAAAATAATGAGAATTTGACTTCATTGCATGTACGAATAGAAGACAATATACAGATTACTTCAAAGCTGATGGAGATGGAAAATgataaacttaataatttgcaatctGAATTAGTAAAAATGGCAAAATTTAGTGAACATGAACAACATGATTTtgacttaataaataat GAATGGCAATATTTGTTGTACGAAGAGGAAGAAACTGATaaagaatttacaaaatttttgaacaaacAAAGCGAATtggaaaatacaatatatagcaAGTTGGAGGAGAAAGTTGCGCATGATAAAGCAACgcgatatttgaataaattattagtggATTCTAAAGAAAGATTACAAGAACAAGAATTGTTATTAGTAGAAACAGAAAATTTATACGGCAAAAAGTTATTGGAATTTGAACAACTCAATGCATATATACTTCATGAAAAGGTGGAATTAGAAGAACTTTCGCAAAGTAATGAtgcaaaaggaaaagaaatagATGAGATTcagaaagaaattaagaaaCATGATAcaataatagaaagaaaacggataaaaattattacattgaaTAAAAGCATTGAAGAG ttattATCACATACAGGCGGTGAAGAAATTAATCCACTTgacatgaaaataataactttggaaaaaaatatagaagagacacagcaagataataaaaaatcacagCAATTCTGGATTCGACAAGAAGGACATATGATTACATTGAGCCAACAAAGGGATTTACAGCTGCAAGAACTTAATCTTCTTAATAAAGAAATCATGATTATGGatcaaaagaatttgaaaCTAGAGCATACCTTGGAAATGCTCAATAAAGAAGAATCAAATATGCAAAGAGTATTGAATCTATTGCAACAAAAATTGGTACATATGAATGCACAACTAGTTATACAAAAAGGATTAAAAGAGGAGCTAGAGGacaaaaattctattacaaaaaatgaagGAGTTCAATCTCTCGAAGATGCagaattaaatctaataaagaTGCAAAGTGATTTAAAACAgttatatgaagaaaaaacgCTCTTGAAAGATAATCTGGATGCAGTGCAACAAGAAAGTTTATCATGGGAAAAAAag gTGCAGTTAATGCAAGAAACAATGAAGAAATTAAGAGATGAGCATAACACTGGTGGTGATGTTGCCATGATGAAAAGCGAAATTCATAAAATGGAAATGCGTCTGTCCCATTTGCATAGAGCAcaagaaaaattgattcaCGATATGGAGTTTTGTGTTGCGCGGAGGGATATTATATTGGACAAAGTTATGAGCAAATTTAAGAAAGATCCAAAAGGACAACATAATCAGAAAGTTATATTCTGTAAACGCCTTGCCGAtcagaaattgaaaataaaacaaatcacaaag aatacaaagaaaattgaaaataggtTATTGGAGCAAgaatgtcaaataaaaaatacactaGATGAATGTAACGAATTGCAAACAGcattaaaaatgatagaaagCGTCATCCCAAATGTGGAGCAAGAAATAATGCAAATGGAAGCTGTTAAATATcat aattgcTATTTGGTTAGAAacttaatattgttataa
- the L(2)41ab gene encoding coiled-coil domain-containing protein 40 isoform X1, whose amino-acid sequence MNISVDRNALTVPLDNEFNADGMGQSGTKLKKKLWIDTKSLNVPNVLDPDDSLMKKFQNALREHLVHVDNKLSREILELEVKIKSIEKEHEAESLQLYYAQEETTHQQMTIDKYQSVITNVISLREEKDTHVRDAREVYKVTHAKLLNEKTKEENLLHELEQLTVLQAQFLEWQKELENNLTISKQVSKKDKVIQRNLIAQKQQKDFIIFRLMEEIWKIKTEIANLDIQLQLKNKEKIEINQMIVDVNADLEALHKQHKNLCNAWNSVVLNITKRNKVYEQLNTEREKICESFNTLHTEIEKLKKETRKEAENNENLTSLHVRIEDNIQITSKLMEMENDKLNNLQSELVKMAKFSEHEQHDFDLINNEWQYLLYEEEETDKEFTKFLNKQSELENTIYSKLEEKVAHDKATRYLNKLLVDSKERLQEQELLLVETENLYGKKLLEFEQLNAYILHEKVELEELSQSNDAKGKEIDEIQKEIKKHDTIIERKRIKIITLNKSIEELLSHTGGEEINPLDMKIITLEKNIEETQQDNKKSQQFWIRQEGHMITLSQQRDLQLQELNLLNKEIMIMDQKNLKLEHTLEMLNKEESNMQRVLNLLQQKLVHMNAQLVIQKGLKEELEDKNSITKNEGVQSLEDAELNLIKMQSDLKQLYEEKTLLKDNLDAVQQESLSWEKKVQLMQETMKKLRDEHNTGGDVAMMKSEIHKMEMRLSHLHRAQEKLIHDMEFCVARRDIILDKVMSKFKKDPKGQHNQKVIFCKRLADQKLKIKQITKNTKKIENRLLEQECQIKNTLDECNELQTALKMIESVIPNVEQEIMQMEAVKYHNLQALVFKQRKAKMLQDIKGGRYKMLFKNETAISEEFQNEQILHNYLKHVMERTSQDFPLLKNNIQKILLTLEIL is encoded by the exons gaggttaaaataaaatctatagaaAAAGAACATGAAGCAGAAAGCTTACAATTGTATTATGCCCAAGAAGAGACCACACATCAGCAAATGACAATTGACAAATATCAAAGCGTGATAACAAATGTAATTTCATtacgagaagaaaaagatacaCATGTAAGGGATGCGAGAGAAGTTTATAAAGTCACCCATGCTAAATTGCTGAATGAAAAAACGAAAGAGGAGAATCTTCTGCATGAGTTAGAGCAACTTACAGTTTTACAAGCACAATTTTTGGAATGGCAAAAAGAGctcgaaaataatttgactATTTCCAAACAAGTGTCTAAGAAAGATAAAGTGATTCAACGAAATCTAATTGCCCAGAAGCAGcagaaagattttataatatttagactCATGGAAGAGATATGGAAAATAAAGACCGAGATAGCCAATTTGGATATACAATTAcagttgaaaaataaagaaaaaattgagataaacCAAATGATTGTCGACGTTAATGCAGACCTAGAAGCATTGCATAagcaacataaaaatttatgcaatgCTTGGAATTCGGTTGTACTAAATATTACTAAGCGGAATAAAGTTTACGAACAATTAAACACAGAACGCGA GAAAATATGCGAATCCTTCAATACATTACAtacagaaatagaaaaattaaagaaagaaactcGTAAAGAAGCAGAAAATAATGAGAATTTGACTTCATTGCATGTACGAATAGAAGACAATATACAGATTACTTCAAAGCTGATGGAGATGGAAAATgataaacttaataatttgcaatctGAATTAGTAAAAATGGCAAAATTTAGTGAACATGAACAACATGATTTtgacttaataaataat GAATGGCAATATTTGTTGTACGAAGAGGAAGAAACTGATaaagaatttacaaaatttttgaacaaacAAAGCGAATtggaaaatacaatatatagcaAGTTGGAGGAGAAAGTTGCGCATGATAAAGCAACgcgatatttgaataaattattagtggATTCTAAAGAAAGATTACAAGAACAAGAATTGTTATTAGTAGAAACAGAAAATTTATACGGCAAAAAGTTATTGGAATTTGAACAACTCAATGCATATATACTTCATGAAAAGGTGGAATTAGAAGAACTTTCGCAAAGTAATGAtgcaaaaggaaaagaaatagATGAGATTcagaaagaaattaagaaaCATGATAcaataatagaaagaaaacggataaaaattattacattgaaTAAAAGCATTGAAGAG ttattATCACATACAGGCGGTGAAGAAATTAATCCACTTgacatgaaaataataactttggaaaaaaatatagaagagacacagcaagataataaaaaatcacagCAATTCTGGATTCGACAAGAAGGACATATGATTACATTGAGCCAACAAAGGGATTTACAGCTGCAAGAACTTAATCTTCTTAATAAAGAAATCATGATTATGGatcaaaagaatttgaaaCTAGAGCATACCTTGGAAATGCTCAATAAAGAAGAATCAAATATGCAAAGAGTATTGAATCTATTGCAACAAAAATTGGTACATATGAATGCACAACTAGTTATACAAAAAGGATTAAAAGAGGAGCTAGAGGacaaaaattctattacaaaaaatgaagGAGTTCAATCTCTCGAAGATGCagaattaaatctaataaagaTGCAAAGTGATTTAAAACAgttatatgaagaaaaaacgCTCTTGAAAGATAATCTGGATGCAGTGCAACAAGAAAGTTTATCATGGGAAAAAAag gTGCAGTTAATGCAAGAAACAATGAAGAAATTAAGAGATGAGCATAACACTGGTGGTGATGTTGCCATGATGAAAAGCGAAATTCATAAAATGGAAATGCGTCTGTCCCATTTGCATAGAGCAcaagaaaaattgattcaCGATATGGAGTTTTGTGTTGCGCGGAGGGATATTATATTGGACAAAGTTATGAGCAAATTTAAGAAAGATCCAAAAGGACAACATAATCAGAAAGTTATATTCTGTAAACGCCTTGCCGAtcagaaattgaaaataaaacaaatcacaaag aatacaaagaaaattgaaaataggtTATTGGAGCAAgaatgtcaaataaaaaatacactaGATGAATGTAACGAATTGCAAACAGcattaaaaatgatagaaagCGTCATCCCAAATGTGGAGCAAGAAATAATGCAAATGGAAGCTGTTAAATATcat AATTTGCAAGCATTAGTTTTCAAACAACGAAAAGCTAAAATGCTTCAAGATATTAAAGGCGGCCGATACAAGatgctttttaaaaatgaaacagCAATAAGCGAAGAATTCCAAAACGAACAGATTCttcacaattatttaaaacatgtaATGGAACGAACGAGTCAAGACTTtcctttattgaaaaataatattcaaaaaatacttttgacattagaaatattataa
- the Urod gene encoding uroporphyrinogen decarboxylase isoform X2: MIKHNFPPLKNDRVLRAARGEPVDRVPVWVMRQAGRYLPEFREVRAQYDFFTICQTPELACQVTLQPIERFNLDASIIFSDILVIPQAMGLKVEMIAGIGPVLPQPLADPNDLARLVRPNVEEVLKYVGDAITLTRHKLDGRVPLIGFTGAPWTLMGYMIQGGGSSTMVKARSWLYKYSEDSHKLLQTITDIVVDYLVMQVKAGAQLLQIFESNGDYLDDALFTTYSFKYLKQISERVRKQLKEANISEIIFPKGATMNSLKLLAKDQSYEVIGLDWTVDPVEARKQLGPDVTLQGNMDPCAMYSSQDEIVDRAHKMVSNFGKTRYIANLGHGILPDTPILSMELFIKGVHSA; this comes from the exons ATGATTAAGCATAATTTTCCACctttaaaaaatgatcgtGTGCTTAGAGCGGCACGCGGAGAACCGGTAGACAGGGTGCCGGTTTGGGTCATGAGACAGGCCGGGAGATATCTTCCGGAGTTTCGGGAGGTCAGAGCCCAGTATGATTTTTTCACAATCTGTCAAACCCCGGAACTGGCATGCCAAGTAACTCTGCAGCCAATAGAACGTTTCAATCTAGACGCCAGTATAATATTCTCGGATATTCTAGTGATTCCTCAGGCGATGGGCCTGAAGGTCGAAATGATAGCGGGGATA GGTCCAGTCTTACCTCAACCCTTAGCTGATCCTAATGATTTAGCAAGACTTGTGCGACCAAATGTAGAAGAGGTTTTAAAATATGTCGGAGATGCTATAACATTGACTCGGCATAAATTAGATGGAAGAGTGCCATTAATAGGCTTCACTGGAGCGCCt tggACTCTAATGGGTTACATGATTCAAGGAGGAGGTAGTTCCACAATGGTAAAAGCAAGGTCTTGGTTGTACAAGTACTCAGAGGACtctcataaattattacagaCAATTACAGATATTGTTGTAGATTATTTAGTGATGCAGGTGAAAGCTGGTGCTCAG TTActtcaaatatttgaaagcAATGGTGACTATTTGGATGATGCATTGTTTACAACTTATtcctttaaatatcttaaacaAATAAGCGAACGTGTACGAAAGCAATTAAAAGAAGCAAATATTTCAGAA attatttttccaaaaggTGCAACCATGAATTCTTTAAAACTTCTTGCCAAAGATCAAAGTTACGAAGTTATAGGCCTTGATTGGACTGTAGATCCTGTTGAAGCTAGAAAACAGCTTGGTCCTGACGTCACATTGCAAGGAAACATGGATCCTTGTGCAATGTATTCTTCCCAG gATGAAATTGTTGATCGTGCACACAAAATGGTATCCAATTTTGGTAAAACTCGATATATTGCTAATTTGGGTCATGGTATTTTACCAGATACGCCTATTCTATCCATGGAATTGTTTATTAAAGGTGTACATTCTGCATAA
- the Urod gene encoding uroporphyrinogen decarboxylase isoform X1, whose translation MIKHNFPPLKNDRVLRAARGEPVDRVPVWVMRQAGRYLPEFREVRAQYDFFTICQTPELACQVTLQPIERFNLDASIIFSDILVIPQAMGLKVEMIAGIGPVLPQPLADPNDLARLVRPNVEEVLKYVGDAITLTRHKLDGRVPLIGFTGAPWTLMGYMIQGGGSSTMVKARSWLYKYSEDSHKLLQTITDIVVDYLVMQVKAGAQLLQIFESNGDYLDDALFTTYSFKYLKQISERVRKQLKEANISEVPMIIFPKGATMNSLKLLAKDQSYEVIGLDWTVDPVEARKQLGPDVTLQGNMDPCAMYSSQDEIVDRAHKMVSNFGKTRYIANLGHGILPDTPILSMELFIKGVHSA comes from the exons ATGATTAAGCATAATTTTCCACctttaaaaaatgatcgtGTGCTTAGAGCGGCACGCGGAGAACCGGTAGACAGGGTGCCGGTTTGGGTCATGAGACAGGCCGGGAGATATCTTCCGGAGTTTCGGGAGGTCAGAGCCCAGTATGATTTTTTCACAATCTGTCAAACCCCGGAACTGGCATGCCAAGTAACTCTGCAGCCAATAGAACGTTTCAATCTAGACGCCAGTATAATATTCTCGGATATTCTAGTGATTCCTCAGGCGATGGGCCTGAAGGTCGAAATGATAGCGGGGATA GGTCCAGTCTTACCTCAACCCTTAGCTGATCCTAATGATTTAGCAAGACTTGTGCGACCAAATGTAGAAGAGGTTTTAAAATATGTCGGAGATGCTATAACATTGACTCGGCATAAATTAGATGGAAGAGTGCCATTAATAGGCTTCACTGGAGCGCCt tggACTCTAATGGGTTACATGATTCAAGGAGGAGGTAGTTCCACAATGGTAAAAGCAAGGTCTTGGTTGTACAAGTACTCAGAGGACtctcataaattattacagaCAATTACAGATATTGTTGTAGATTATTTAGTGATGCAGGTGAAAGCTGGTGCTCAG TTActtcaaatatttgaaagcAATGGTGACTATTTGGATGATGCATTGTTTACAACTTATtcctttaaatatcttaaacaAATAAGCGAACGTGTACGAAAGCAATTAAAAGAAGCAAATATTTCAGAAGTACCTatg attatttttccaaaaggTGCAACCATGAATTCTTTAAAACTTCTTGCCAAAGATCAAAGTTACGAAGTTATAGGCCTTGATTGGACTGTAGATCCTGTTGAAGCTAGAAAACAGCTTGGTCCTGACGTCACATTGCAAGGAAACATGGATCCTTGTGCAATGTATTCTTCCCAG gATGAAATTGTTGATCGTGCACACAAAATGGTATCCAATTTTGGTAAAACTCGATATATTGCTAATTTGGGTCATGGTATTTTACCAGATACGCCTATTCTATCCATGGAATTGTTTATTAAAGGTGTACATTCTGCATAA
- the LOC140666733 gene encoding uncharacterized protein: MDDVNINEICLHVEEVEVIADGDEWIKLNWINKRSSDNETCQLLDERKEDSNNEIAQTNDNDNKVLCRNTESEDISDGISVITESDTDTVNTNIFQICQSNNTNKPLRMLETQITKQANINLNVFMACVIGIIIGIILSYSSFIVPKIYPNSNEIHTESLKTVSHNIVNTCKALTEVKTMLNEIKAHTAVDKKIMEHFIGQFFKIDSANKKMDNKPTITLKSFNFDPYSLDQMAQIKVFLHILSSLVFNNYNSSLKNEISKTLDIVNNTKVFYENLLLFNNNTQNEYNSLALKILQHNSDKIHVTSKLLLSNLIEKISKITLSIYNKYNKEKHKLIKKLCNLKSVLPNDEFLKRLTENNQLFKNYDKSCFSNYSSQKLNIKAYEKRNAKIKNITELVKEADDTVVSAKYDKECSKKMYSDRKSSSKNERIKRLNKHNYTIKKFFLNVSDKIYNTSQLLPSDLIEKINKEILNKYICTTYNKTKFEWIKDKHRKDINKFLEQSTEDDEENNRKSVNFIKESIYLQLIGIQKDDMLKDNFDNILIQSWKDCPLLTNYCPRFNIDVPSLLPTSTCKTEDCIVNNKYDANSKKSVLDYGSSPKVLFEKNRSKQKNYSQSKSSIKKVFNNDHKNIKKKKKIFPQNEIKNHISKYTVNYYKSKRSLFNNYVTKNPDKKYNQDYINIDWQRDNERFYMRKKQHGASDWYFQRVHSRRKARRHAEDIYQRNTKRFWNKYQI; this comes from the exons ATGGatgatgtaaatattaacGAAATATGCCTTCATGTAGAAGAGGTAGAAGTAATTGCAGACGGGGATGAGTGGATTAAATTAAACTGGATCAATAAACGGAGTAGTGACAATGAAACTTGTCAATTATTGGATGAGCGGAAG gagGATTCAAATAATGAGATTGCACAGacaaatgataatgataataaagtcTTGTGTAGAAATACAGAATCAGAGGATATATCTGATGGTATATCTGTTATAACAGAAAGTGATACAGATACTGTTAATACAAATATCTTTCAAATCTGTCAatctaataatacaaataagcCTCTGCGGATGCTGGAAACACAAATAACTAAacaa gcaaatataaacttaaatgtttttatggCTTGTGTAATTGGTATCATTATTGGTATCATTCTTAGCTATTCTTCTTTCATTGTTCCTAAAATCTATCCAAATTCAAATGAAATTCATACTGAAAGTCTTAAGACTGTAAGTCACAATATTGTTAATACTTGTAAAGCACTGACAGAAG TGAAAACTATgctaaatgaaattaaagcaCATACTGCAgttgataagaaaattatggAGCACTTTATAGGACAGTTTTTTAAGATAGAttctgcaaataaaaaaatggataatAAGCCTactattacattaaaatctttcaattttgatCCATATTCATTGGACCAAATGGCTCAAATCAAAGTGTTTCTACATATATTGTCATCGTtggtatttaataattacaacagttctttgaaaaatgaaataagtaaGACACTGGATATAGTGAATAatacaaaagtattttatgaaaatttgttattatttaataacaatacaCAAAATGAGTACAATTCTCTTGCCTTGaa gaTTTTGCAACATAACAGTGACAAAATTCATGTTACTTCTAAATTACTTCTCTCTAacttgatagaaaaaataagcaaaataacattaagcatctataataaatataataaagaaaaacacaaattgataaaaaaattatgtaatttgaaaagtGTACTACCTAATGATGAGTTCTTGAAAAGATTAACCGAGAATAATcaacttttcaaaaattatgacaaatcTTGTTTCTCAAACTATTCATCACAAAAGTTGAATATAAAAgcatatgaaaaaagaaatgcaaagataaaaaatataacagagCTAGTTAAGGAAGCTGATGATACAGTAGTATCTGCAAAATATGATAAAGAGTGtagcaaaaaaatgtatagtgATAGAAAAAGCTcttcaaaaaatgaaagaattaagagattaaataaacacaattatactattaaaaa GTTTTTCCTAAATGTcagtgataaaatatataatacttctCAGCTACTTCCCTCAgatttgatagaaaaaataaacaaagaaatattaaataagtacaTATGtactacatataataaaacgaaatttGAATGGATAAAAGATAAGCATCGTaaggatattaataaattcttagaACAATCAACAGAAGATGATGAAGAAAACAATAGAAAatcagttaattttataaaagaaagtatttatttacaattaattggaATACAAAAAGACGACatgttaaaagataattttgataatattttaatacaatcatGGAAAGATTGTCCACTTTTAACCAACTATTGTCcaagatttaatattgatgTGCCCTCATTGCTTCCCACATCAACC TGTAAAACAGAGGATTGTATTGTTAACAACAAATATGATGCAAATAGCAAAAAATCTGTATTGGATTATGGAAGCTCTCCAAAGGttctgtttgaaaaaaatagatcaaagcaaaaaaattattctcaatcGAAAAGTTCCATCAAAAAAGTCTTTAataatgatcataaaaatattaagaaaaaaaagaagatatttcCTCAGAATGAGATTAAGAATCATATATCGAAGTACAccgttaattattataaatctaaacggtctttatttaacaattatgtaacaaaaaacccagataaaaaatataatcaagattatataaatatagactgGCAGCGCGATAACGAAAg attttatatGCGTAAAAAGCAGCATGGCGCTTCGGATTGGTACTTTCAACGAGTACATTCTCGTAGAAAAGCGCGAAGACATGCGGAAGACATATATCAACGGAATACCAAACGATTTTGgaacaaatatcaaatatga